Genomic window (Culex pipiens pallens isolate TS chromosome 3, TS_CPP_V2, whole genome shotgun sequence):
GCACACACGATCGCCCCCGCCACCAGCATCGCAATAAACTCCTTCTCCGTGACGACCAGGTTCCAGCTGGTGGCCGCCTTGATCGTCCCAAACGCCCCCACGATGCCACCACAGATGAACGCCTTCACGACGGACGGACAGAATCCGATCACGATTTCGGCCGCCATCACCACCGTGATGATGAATCCGAGCACCCGGGTTGGAATGTTGAACTCGTAGCAGCCAACGATGTTCAGGAAGGGCTGGCAGGCGTACGTGTGGACCGGGACGTACGCGGAAAAGCCGTGGTTAACGGGGTCGAAGGCGACCGTGACGAAGACCATTCCGCGACCGACCTGCCGGTCGTAGACCCGCTTGATGCCGGTGAGGAGGGGGGAGGTGAGGTTGTTTATCTGGCCGGAAGCCTTCGCGTTGGCGTAGCTGATCAACTTCCGGATGTAGGTGAAGTAGGTGCGCTGGGAAAAGTCGTACGAGGGCATCGACAGGTAGTACGACTCGTAGCGCAGGTTGGACTTGCCGCACTGGTTCTCCGGCGGGGGGATTTGCTTGGCGAGGGAGGCCGGTGGAGTGTCCACCTCGATGGTGGAATCTTTCAGGGTTAGATTCATTACGGGTGAGATTTCAACGGGGAACTCCAGATTGCATCCGCCCGGGAGGGGAGCCGTCTTATTGTACAGCATCAGCACCAGCGAAACCATCACGTCCTCGTGGACGTTCGTGTTGATCGCGTACAAGGTGCCGTCCCCGTACAGAACCAGTCCGACGTTCCGCCCGGTTAGGTGACTTCCGTCGATGATCGTGGCGTTGTAACTGAGCGTTATGTTGTACTCGTACGCGTTGATCTGGATCAGCGCAAAGCCCACGTCCCGGCCGTGGTGGTCCATCTGGCGCAGTTGGATGGCCGTGTTGGAGTACGCCGGAAGGACAATCTCGTGATAGTCGTTGATGTCGTTCATTTTGATGTGCTTTGGGACGATCAGCTCGAGTACGTCGTAGCCTGTAATTGGAAGCAATTAACCATCTCGCTGTTTGTGGTAACTTGACGCGCTGGACTTACGGTAGCTGTAGAGATCGTCATCCGGCGTCGTCGACGCCGCCGGAAGAGACGAATTCGTATCTTCATCGATTTTGGGAATATCGTTTGCTCGACCGAAACCAAggtaaagaataaaaattaaacagacGAACTTGCGGtgcacaaatttaaacttcatcGGTTAGAACTGGTGAGGATCTGGACCACACAAACGGATTAAAACCCTGGCCAAAATCTAAACAATCCGTCAACCAACcggaataaaaacaaaacattcagaAATACCACAAAAACAAAGAGTTGCACCCACCGAGACTGTTGGGTCAATCTAGTACTGCCTCTTTTTCCTCTCTGAACAGTGTCAGTAACTGACACCACTGCAAAGTGGGGGTCGTTCATGAATCCTATCCTAACAAGAAACTGCATGCCAGTTGCACAGTTGATCCGGAAACTCAACGAATCCGGCTTGCGAATCTCTGGACGGAAGTTTGGTTGTTGAATTCAAAGCAGAAGTGCAAATCGAACAACCTGTCGCACTCAAAACGAGTCGCTCCCAGCAGCAATAAGTAAAAACCATTCTTGTCTGATTAATATAAAGATAAATCTGCCGGGCTGCCcgaacaacattttaaaataatctccTGTCAAACTGACTTTCGTTTCTTTTGCACAAGTTCTATTTGTCGACGGAAcagtttgtgaaaaaatttaaagaggTGAGAGAGAGATTTCGAGAGCAAGAGAAAACAAATAAGAGAGTTTCAATAAACGAGTCAGTCGATTGCTTAATCTCTACTAGAACAGAAGCGCGTTTCATTCCGTCCGGAAATGGCCGAGGGCGGCCATGAGATCCGCGACAGAGGTGCTCTAGAGAGATAGTCGGAAAAATTAGTAAGAAGTGCTGTGGGAGAAAATCCGCCCGACAAACTGACCTCGTCGACGAGTCGTCGGAAAGAAGTCGGATTGCGAAGAAGTGTCCTGTTGTGCTGTGGGAGCAAATACGCCCGACGAACAACAACGAGGTTTCCAAAGAAGATTGTCGGGAAAATTGATCTCggacaaaaccacaaaaaattgtaaagagaAGCAAGCTCGAACCAGAGGCTCCAGCAGTTCTTTTTTGACACAAATTGAAGAAAGACCTGCTATACCAACACGATGAAAACGAAACAGAGGTGAAAGAAAGATTTCGCGATGTCTTCAACGACAACCAACGTGATGTCATCGTGATGGACATCTACCCAATGCCAGCGCAACCAGACGCGTCCGCTTCCAACGACGTTGTCCCAACGCCTTGCGGTATTATGTCAGGATCCATCGACGTCGTTTATGACACTGATTTGCGATTGTTACTTTATTGCAAACCACGGAGTGCATTTCAGACTTCCGTTTACTAGGAAGTACCGTGCTGATCTGAATGTTCCACGCAGCCTACAGGTCAGCACAGCAACTGCTGGCATAAGATATCAAGATGGAGAAGGGATTTTTCACTTGGTGAGGGGGTCGAATTCGGAATGGGAAATACTCGACCAAACACCACTCTCACGCTGCTTAAATAACCAAATGGCGAAGATGCGTGTTGAACAAACTATTCCGGATAAGAGCAACTCGCATTGGCGAAGAATGGGAACTTTTCTGCCGGCGTTAGAAAGTGTGGTGTGTGATAAATGTCTATCGACACTCTCATCGAATCTTTACGCAAACATAAGAAATCTACTTTGTGCAACAAGGTGGCCCAAAGGCTTCAACAAGCCAATCCCGACATATTTTTGAAGCCCAAAAAGTCGACAAAATATGATGACGGGAAATACGACTTCATCAAAAACTCTTCTGTATACGACGGACAGGCGATCATCGTCGAATCAACAAGTGTTTAAACCACGTTCTCGTTCGGAAATCCCGGATTACAACTTCCTCGAATCGACCAGGAAATTAGTCGAAATCAACTTGTTGAAGATCTGGACGCCGTTTTTAACCATGAGTAACTTTGCAGAACAAGGCCGCGTCCTGAGAAGATGCCTACTGAGAGTGCTACGCTCATTCCTCATGatcataaatgtttgttttgcaaaaaacgcAGAAACGGTGGCCAAGGATGTGGTGCACGCAGTGTGTAGCTTGCTGCAACTCAGAGAAACATCATTGATCGACTATTTGATCACTACAATCTCCACAGCTCAGAATCCTTGTCAGAATCTGACGGAAATTTTCACCGAAAGGAAGGTTATGCCATATTTAGTGAGGCGACGAGTTAGTTCGGCCATCAAGAAATACCGCAAAAAGGTCGTCGAATGCAGCGAGTCGGAGGACTTTGACGAGGACAAGAATGGCAATGAATGCAACGTGGCCGAAGTTGCCGTCGAACAGATCAAAACGCGAGATGAACGAACTGCGCGGGAAGTTGAACAAATTGCGGGAACAAATGCCCGAGATTGAACGGCAGA
Coding sequences:
- the LOC120426787 gene encoding transmembrane 7 superfamily member 3-like; the encoded protein is MKFKFVHRKFVCLIFILYLGFGRANDIPKIDEDTNSSLPAASTTPDDDLYSYRYDVLELIVPKHIKMNDINDYHEIVLPAYSNTAIQLRQMDHHGRDVGFALIQINAYEYNITLSYNATIIDGSHLTGRNVGLVLYGDGTLYAINTNVHEDVMVSLVLMLYNKTAPLPGGCNLEFPVEISPVMNLTLKDSTIEVDTPPASLAKQIPPPENQCGKSNLRYESYYLSMPSYDFSQRTYFTYIRKLISYANAKASGQINNLTSPLLTGIKRVYDRQVGRGMVFVTVAFDPVNHGFSAYVPVHTYACQPFLNIVGCYEFNIPTRVLGFIITVVMAAEIVIGFCPSVVKAFICGGIVGAFGTIKAATSWNLVVTEKEFIAMLVAGAIVCAILFTVLAVICPIAMIIVCNVVIGFLLCSVFYFGFFGNMFTHPYLVTALLISSTLVGFLLSSIKMFLFANGFLFGAAGLFYGVNAVFSARLHYSLRNLAHGMMNGGSGYGAVLSDSTLDVNELMAGASFGIILTICVYLRVRCQLAENQRVPPGLIRLPCGGDRRGSRTSEAFLADDSFAYENVSGGQTTITRWTEGDDDVFESPESNSRFWARLRSSLRRQ